From a region of the Paenibacillus sp. R14(2021) genome:
- a CDS encoding DEAD/DEAH box helicase yields MKTFAEFGLETKVLQAITELGFEESTPIQSKAIPIALTGTDLIGQAQTGTGKTAAFGIPLVNRIPVTEERIVALIMTPTRELAIQVSEEIGKLTRYKGLRSLPIYGGQEIGRQIRALKKKPQIIIGTPGRLLDHINRKTIRLDDVQTVILDEADEMLDMGFMEDITSILSLVPENRHTMLFSATMPTNIRKLADQFLKNPEHVSVIPTQVSAPTIDQAYIEVHERQKFDALSRLLDMESPELAIIFGRTKRRVDELSEALQKRGYSADGLHGDLSQNQRDNVMRKFRDGSIDVLVATDVAARGLDVSGVTHVINFDLPQDPESYVHRIGRTGRAGKEGTAWSFVTPRELDHMHFIEKVTRHKIAKKPLPSIAEAIEGKQRVTAERILEAMDDESINEFKAIAIQLLEQYDSVNVIAAAIKLITGEKKDVNIELTPEDPIRAKKRRPDVRTSGRRFSGGPFGGGNRSGSGPRGRGESSGNRGGYGNRGAGSGSTSGSTSGGGYNRDRDRDGQYRGRNEGRGDAPRRPRPSADE; encoded by the coding sequence TTGAAAACATTTGCTGAATTCGGCCTGGAGACTAAAGTTCTTCAAGCCATTACTGAACTTGGATTTGAGGAATCTACCCCAATCCAATCTAAAGCCATTCCAATTGCGCTTACCGGTACCGACTTAATCGGTCAAGCTCAAACGGGAACGGGTAAAACGGCTGCTTTCGGAATTCCGCTCGTTAACCGGATTCCAGTGACGGAAGAGCGTATTGTCGCTCTGATCATGACGCCGACCCGTGAGCTTGCCATCCAAGTTTCGGAAGAAATCGGAAAGCTTACTCGCTACAAAGGTTTGCGTTCGCTGCCTATCTACGGCGGCCAAGAAATCGGCAGACAAATTCGTGCATTGAAGAAAAAACCGCAGATCATCATCGGTACGCCTGGACGTTTGCTGGATCATATCAACCGCAAAACGATCCGCCTCGACGATGTACAAACGGTCATCTTGGATGAAGCGGATGAAATGCTCGATATGGGCTTCATGGAAGATATCACGTCCATTCTTTCTCTGGTGCCTGAAAACCGTCACACGATGCTTTTCTCGGCAACAATGCCAACCAACATTCGGAAGCTGGCTGACCAGTTCCTGAAGAACCCTGAGCATGTATCGGTTATTCCAACGCAAGTAAGCGCACCGACAATTGATCAAGCTTACATCGAAGTGCATGAGCGCCAGAAGTTCGACGCGCTTAGCCGTTTGCTTGACATGGAATCGCCTGAGCTTGCCATCATCTTTGGACGTACGAAACGCCGCGTAGATGAACTGAGCGAAGCGCTGCAGAAGCGTGGATATTCCGCGGACGGTCTGCACGGCGACTTGTCCCAGAATCAGCGCGATAACGTTATGCGTAAATTCCGCGACGGCAGCATCGATGTGCTGGTAGCAACGGACGTTGCTGCGCGCGGTCTCGACGTATCCGGCGTAACCCACGTTATTAACTTTGACTTGCCGCAGGATCCAGAGAGCTACGTTCACCGGATCGGCCGTACAGGCCGTGCGGGTAAAGAAGGAACAGCTTGGTCCTTCGTAACGCCTCGCGAATTGGATCATATGCATTTCATTGAGAAAGTAACGCGCCACAAAATCGCCAAGAAGCCGCTTCCAAGCATTGCAGAAGCGATCGAAGGCAAACAGCGCGTAACGGCTGAACGTATCCTTGAAGCCATGGATGACGAGTCGATTAACGAGTTCAAAGCAATTGCGATTCAATTGCTGGAGCAATACGACTCCGTCAACGTGATCGCTGCTGCGATTAAGCTGATCACCGGTGAGAAGAAAGATGTCAACATCGAACTGACTCCGGAAGATCCGATCCGTGCTAAGAAACGCAGACCGGATGTTCGCACGAGCGGTCGCCGTTTCTCCGGCGGTCCATTCGGCGGCGGTAACCGTTCCGGCAGCGGCCCTCGCGGACGCGGCGAAAGCAGCGGCAATCGCGGAGGCTACGGCAATCGTGGTGCTGGCAGCGGCAGCACTAGCGGCAGCACTAGCGGCGGCGGTTACAACCGTGACCGTGACCGTGATGGACAATACAGAGGCCGTAATGAAGGCCGTGGAGACGCACCTCGCCGTCCCCGCCCATCTGCTGACGAATAG
- a CDS encoding YjcZ family sporulation protein, producing the protein MSNAGHGHGFVTSSAIILVLFILLVIVTKCFIY; encoded by the coding sequence GTGAGCAATGCAGGTCATGGTCATGGCTTCGTAACGTCATCCGCTATTATCCTCGTGTTATTCATTCTGCTAGTCATCGTAACCAAATGCTTCATCTACTGA
- a CDS encoding YitT family protein: MRTSKIAATTLFSSLLIAFGFNQILIPHKLISGGVSGITMIAGYASGLNIGWLYFILNVPVLIWGWRELGMRFISWSLVSVVATTIFMQLIPVRPMVSDLMLGAVFGGVTVGFGSGIALRGGSSSGGFDIIAAIVTRKRDISIGMLIFVLNGTVIAALGFLTKNWDIALYSLLSIFTSGKIIDLIHIKHVKMTVFIVTTQTEAMRAALIPLYRGVTVIRTRGGYTNAENDMLMTVTTRFELNELRKIIAATDPKAFVNIVETVGVMGDFRKPVL; encoded by the coding sequence ATGCGAACTTCCAAAATTGCCGCAACAACCTTGTTCAGTTCACTGCTCATTGCATTCGGCTTCAATCAAATATTGATCCCCCATAAGCTGATCAGCGGCGGCGTATCGGGCATTACCATGATAGCCGGCTATGCCTCCGGCCTCAACATTGGCTGGCTATATTTTATTCTAAACGTCCCGGTTTTAATCTGGGGATGGCGCGAGCTTGGCATGCGGTTTATCAGTTGGAGCCTAGTATCCGTAGTCGCTACAACGATTTTCATGCAGCTCATACCCGTTAGACCCATGGTCAGCGACTTGATGCTCGGAGCTGTTTTCGGCGGCGTTACGGTCGGCTTCGGAAGCGGCATTGCCCTCAGGGGCGGATCCTCTTCCGGGGGCTTCGACATTATTGCGGCCATCGTCACGCGGAAAAGGGATATTTCTATCGGCATGCTGATCTTCGTTCTGAACGGCACGGTCATCGCGGCGCTCGGTTTCTTGACGAAGAACTGGGACATCGCGCTCTACTCCCTGCTGTCCATTTTCACATCGGGAAAAATCATCGATCTTATTCACATCAAGCATGTCAAAATGACAGTTTTTATCGTAACGACGCAAACCGAGGCGATGCGCGCGGCCCTGATTCCTCTGTACCGGGGAGTGACCGTCATTCGCACTCGCGGCGGCTATACGAATGCGGAGAACGACATGCTTATGACGGTGACTACACGCTTCGAGCTGAACGAGCTCCGGAAAATCATTGCAGCCACCGACCCCAAGGCGTTCGTCAATATCGTCGAAACTGTTGGCGTTATGGGTGATTTTCGCAAACCGGTTCTATAG